From a region of the Nonlabens dokdonensis DSW-6 genome:
- the bioA gene encoding adenosylmethionine--8-amino-7-oxononanoate transaminase: MSKEKILKNDKDYVWHPLTQHKTATEPLAISHASGNYLYDFDGNKYFDGISSWYTCSYGHTNPKLTTALKNQVDQLHHVVFAGMTHEPAAMLSEKLIDILPENQQKLFFSENGSTSVEIALKMAFQYHFNRDEKRNVVVALDNGFHGDTFGAMSASSLSVYNGPFEDFFIDVIRIPAPTEENLEQVLDHVASIVKEYDVSSFIYEPLVQGAAAMQLNNAESLCEVINKFQQLGVIAIADEVMTGFGKTGTNFASDQIGAKPDIICLSKALTGGIMPMAITSCTQKIFDAFYDDKLAKGLFHGHTYSGNPLGCAVASAAIDLLTSLDIQQRIQEISNRNKNFANQIENHHKVADVRTIGVILAIDLAIEVERYGNKRNEIFQWFWQRGLFLRPLGKTVYIVPPFTSTKEEMNQVYKTILDFLSNFN, translated from the coding sequence ATGAGTAAAGAAAAGATTCTCAAGAACGATAAAGATTATGTTTGGCACCCATTAACCCAGCATAAAACTGCTACTGAGCCACTTGCAATTTCTCATGCCTCAGGAAACTATTTATATGATTTTGACGGTAATAAATATTTTGATGGTATTTCTAGCTGGTACACTTGTAGCTACGGTCATACAAATCCTAAACTCACTACAGCTCTTAAAAATCAGGTAGATCAATTACATCACGTGGTTTTTGCAGGAATGACACATGAACCAGCTGCTATGTTAAGCGAGAAATTGATCGATATTTTACCAGAGAACCAGCAGAAGTTATTCTTTTCTGAGAATGGATCAACCAGTGTCGAGATTGCTCTTAAAATGGCTTTTCAATATCATTTCAATCGTGATGAGAAGCGCAATGTTGTTGTAGCACTTGATAACGGCTTTCACGGAGATACTTTCGGCGCAATGAGCGCTAGTAGCTTGTCTGTATATAACGGCCCTTTTGAAGATTTTTTTATTGATGTGATCCGTATTCCTGCACCTACTGAGGAAAATCTAGAACAAGTTCTCGATCATGTTGCATCTATCGTAAAGGAATATGATGTTTCTAGTTTTATTTACGAGCCGTTAGTGCAAGGAGCTGCAGCTATGCAACTCAATAACGCTGAGTCTCTTTGTGAGGTAATTAATAAATTCCAGCAGCTTGGTGTTATTGCTATTGCAGACGAGGTGATGACCGGATTCGGTAAAACAGGAACTAATTTTGCAAGCGATCAAATAGGGGCAAAGCCAGATATTATTTGTCTTTCCAAAGCACTAACTGGCGGTATTATGCCTATGGCAATAACCTCATGTACACAAAAAATATTTGATGCTTTTTATGATGATAAGCTTGCTAAAGGGCTCTTTCACGGTCATACCTATTCAGGAAATCCTCTAGGTTGTGCAGTTGCAAGCGCTGCGATCGATTTATTAACTTCTTTAGATATCCAACAACGCATTCAAGAAATATCTAATAGGAATAAAAACTTTGCAAATCAAATTGAGAACCATCATAAAGTAGCTGATGTGCGAACAATAGGAGTTATTCTAGCTATAGATCTTGCTATAGAAGTGGAACGCTATGGTAACAAACGCAATGAGATTTTTCAGTGGTTCTGGCAACGAGGGCTATTTTTAAGACCATTAGGTAAAACAGTTTATATCGTACCTCCATTTACCAGTACAAAAGAAGAGATGAATCAAGTTTATAAAACAATCCTTGATTTTTTATCAAACTTCAATTAA
- the bioD gene encoding dethiobiotin synthase codes for MSDIFITGIGTDVGKTVVAAIVAQALQADYWKPIQSGLDETDKATISNLIDNAKTVTHPEVYRLKTPMSPHKAAEIDGVTIELEKIIRPQTSNQLVIEGAGGLLVPINNNQTIVDLITPDDQVILVSAGYLGSINHTLLSAELLKAKGLNCVGIIYNHVDLDGTIEVIEQMTGLPTLGHLNREEFIDATVINKYALQFENALKSL; via the coding sequence ATGAGTGATATTTTTATAACTGGTATAGGTACCGACGTTGGGAAAACTGTAGTTGCTGCAATTGTTGCACAAGCACTTCAAGCAGATTACTGGAAACCCATTCAAAGTGGTCTGGACGAAACAGATAAAGCCACTATTTCTAATTTAATTGATAATGCAAAAACTGTAACTCATCCCGAAGTTTACCGATTAAAAACACCTATGAGTCCACACAAGGCTGCTGAAATAGATGGTGTTACTATAGAGCTTGAAAAGATCATACGACCTCAAACTTCAAACCAACTCGTTATAGAAGGCGCTGGAGGATTGCTAGTACCTATTAATAATAACCAAACTATAGTGGATTTAATTACTCCTGATGATCAAGTCATTTTAGTAAGTGCCGGTTATTTAGGAAGTATCAATCATACATTATTAAGTGCAGAGTTGCTAAAAGCTAAAGGTCTTAATTGCGTAGGGATTATTTATAACCATGTTGATCTGGATGGAACGATAGAGGTGATTGAGCAAATGACAGGACTTCCTACTTTAGGACATCTCAATCGCGAAGAGTTTATAGATGCTACGGTTATAAACAAGTATGCTTTACAATTTGAAAATGCACTAAAGTCTTTATGA